TATCATTGTTTCCGCCTCCTTGTCGGCAGCTAGACACAGGGTAGAGTGATTGACATCGGCGAAAAAATGCAGACTACCATTAAGATATGCAGCTGAGTGAACACGAACGAGATCAATATCCCAGTACCATTTCTTCTCCTTATGAACCCACCTCCCGGTTTCTGATGAATAGACATATGAACAGACGTCCACTCCCGGGAGACCAAATCCATTTAGTTCGTCCGTCAACAAAAACACATGGAAGTGGGGGGACACGGCTGGATCAAAACCTAAGTGCACAATACCCACCCAGCCAGCATGGTCGCAATGCGGCAACTCAGTCCATTCCTCCGTGGCAGGATTGCACACGACGTAATGGCGCTTGCCACCATAGGCAGATACGCCGTAGAGAAGGAGGCCATTGCAGCAGTCCAAAAGAAAGGCGTTCCGGCCGTAGGGCAGGAAGGTGAGACTGGTGCGACCACGGCTCCCGGATAAATTAGTGAAATGAAGAATTGGATGTACCAATTGCTCCTCCGTGGTGCCCCTGAAGAAGAAGCCGGTCAGGGTCCGGGGGAGCTTCCGGCGGTAGGTGCGGTCGTTGATGAGGCCGAGCCAGTGCTTGGAGACGCACTTGAAGCGGCAGAGCGACCTGGCGGGCACGCGCGAGAGTATCTCGACTAGGAGGTCGTCGGTGAGTCTCTCGGCCGCCGTCTCGCTGCCGCTGGGAGGAGAAGAGGATGACCTGCACACAGAGATGGAGAAGTGGTCTCAGGGGATCGTGTGAAGAAGGGAGAGGAAGGTCGCAATGATTCATGGCGATGTCTGTTCTGCGTACCTGATCCGAGTTGATTTGCGTCCGTCCTCCCACTGGCGAGCTCGATCCACCGGTGTGGACCTGGCGGCGGCAGCGCCGTCAAACGCGGAGCAGGGGTGATGAAACCTAGGGGGGCGGGGGAGGGGATTTAAACCTACAGGGACGGGGGAGGCTAATGGGCCGTCATTAGTATATTGGGCTAAACCGTACATGTCCCATTTCCACTAGACCCCTTTAAAAATCAACCCAAAAAGAACATAAAAGTAGGAATCTTTATTATATACaccttccgtcccaaaataagtgactcaactttgcattaattttgtgctaaattttgtacaaagttgagtcacttattttgagacagaggaagtactagtaaaacgcccgtgcgttgctacgggtctAGCACAGGTAAATAAATATGTTCTTAATATGAAAAGGAAACATAAGTAACATACAAGTTTTGTTAGGATCATCTGGGAAAATCCTCCCTGCTACTGCCATCATCGACGATGAAGCCCCTCTTGCCGACATTTCGTGGAGTTGGGCAATGGCATGGCGTGCAACGCCAGCATCGAGGAAGCAGCTAAGCGCCATGGTCGACTAAAGCAGAGCTGCAGTACGAGTGACGTGGTCATGACTCATGAGCAGCTAGCCACCAAGTACAATCAATTGGTCGAGAGTCGAGACCGAAGCCGGATAAACCCAAACGGTGGTGGAAGTCTCCCATGGTGGGCCGGCTCACGACAACATTGTGCTAACATCTCCCTGGGGGACAGCGCGCTCTCCTCTGTATGAATCTAGCGAAGGAGAGAAGGAATATACACAAagagattttttttttcttttcttgtgtATGCATGTGTTGTTTCATGTAGGAAGATTGTAGTTGTGCTAGCCTAATTAACTAGATCATCAGCGACCAGCGCCTTCCACAACATATGGCTAGTTCTTTCAGATTCCTCGGCTGGTTCTAGGTCCATATGCGACCTAATTTGTGTTTAGGAACACCTTAGCGGATACAAACAAAGGAAAATGTTCTTGACCTATCATATTTGGCTATATCCTATACATGCATGCCGAATCTGTCTGGAACTATATATAATTCAGAGATATCTTAGGCACCATTACTTATCCCTGTACTTCATATTGGAGCTGGCCCTTAAATCTGCATGTTAGCAAAATATCCAACCTATAGTCACGTTTTGTGCGCAATATCCTGTACCTTAAACCATCGCAAATCCTTTATCTTGTGAGCCAGTATCTTCATGCTTCATGCACAATACAAGCAATACTTCAACATTGAATACTTCATAATTGGAAAAAATAAATGCGAGGAGGAAAGTTTGCTCTTATGTGTTAATAAGTCCACAGAGAATCTAAGCAAGTTGTTTCATGTTTGATGTTTTTGTCGTATAGCCAAACATTATTATTTAATGACGGTTCTCTAGATTTCATGTGAAGTGGTGTATATTTTTAATTGTTTCATAAAACTTTTTAATTGGAATGTATTTTTTTCACTCGCCAACAATTCCCTAAAAGACTGTTATATTATTCTAGACAGATAAATGTGGCTTTGGATTGATAGCCGAGGACGAAATAAAGAAAGGAGAATTTgttatagaatatgtaggagaagGTATGGGTTTGTTGAAATCTATTTTGAGCAAGTAAATGAAATGCAGACAAAtgcaagtattattattttttactcATATTGGGCGATCAAACTAATATCCATATATCTTGCATCTATATTGTAGTTATTGATGACATAACTTGTGAGGAAAGACTATGGAAAATGAAGAGACAACATTACACTAACTTCTATCTTTGTGAGGTCAGCAGCAATATGGTCATTGATGCGACAAACAAGGGGAACAAGTCCAGGTTTATACAATCTTGGGCTCGAGTGTGCGATGCTTTGTACAATCGAAAAAGGAGCGTGCTTTGTACACTGAGCCATGCGGCTCGCCTCTAGGCGACGGCTCACGCTGGCGCCGTGCTGGTCGCCGACGCCGCCGGCGGATTTTGGATCTTGGTTCTCTTGCCTAGGTTCTACCGATGCAGAGGAGGTGGTGCATGCGGTTCAAGACTCCTCCATCGAAGCCTCTACTCTGCAGTCTTCGGTTGTTCGTCGGAGGAAGACAGACGAGGAACTGGCGGCTGAGTTCTGGGCGCACATTGGTTACCCTACACCGGCGTCTAGTTTGTGGGAGAGACCGTCGTCTTGACGGACAGGTGAGGTTTCTCGTGTTTGCAAGTCTGACAAGAACGGAGAACTGTCGTTGGACTCGGCGGAGATCACGGTGGCCTCTATGTCGGATGCTATCGTGGATGTGCCAGGATCGAAGGTGTCATCGATGATACTTGCCGCGGCCGCCGGCGGCGTCTCCGGGGTGCCCGTCCGGTCAAGACCGCTGATCAAGCCTTGGATCGGCCCGATCCCGCCTCCTCGGGCATCGCCGCCAAGAACTCTTGGTGATCTCTTGCCGCATGTGTGTCTCAGAGATGGGGAGGCCTCACCGGAATTCTGTTTGCCGGCGCTTTCTTCGGGTCAAGTAGGGCGGGGCGCTAAAGCGATTATAGCTCGAAATCTCGATCCGTCATTTGCGGCTGTTTCAGGTCTGACATGTGATCAGACGAATCCTGGACGTCGGCTCCGGATGGTCAATCTCAACCGTTGGCTTCGAAACTTGTGGAACCAGGCAGAGCAGGCAGCCAACCCTAGATTCAATCATTCCTTCACGGTTGTCGTCCGCTCCCCAGCAATGACGCGCGCCGACCCACCCGCGTCGCCGAGCACCTTCACCGGCCACCAGTCTAATCCGTCTTCAAGCTCCTCTCAGCCAAATGCTTCGCCGTTGGGAGGCGCTCTTGGCTTTGCGCTGAGGGTTTACCAGCCAGTGCAGGTCGCGCAACCCTATGCGCCGCCGGGAACTTTCGCGTCGATGCAGCACCCGCCGGTGCATCCGCAGCCGGTGCAGCAGTCCACTGTGTATTAGGCGCCGTTCCAGCAGCAGTTTTTTGGGACCTCAGGTCAGTTCATGATGCAGCCACCGTATCTTCTTCAACCAACGACTGGCTTCGCGCAGCAACATCAGTAGCCTGCAGCTTTTCAACCAGCCATGAACGCTTATGTGCAGCATCATGGTGCTCCCGCCGGGGTGCAGATGGCACCCAGCTTCAACGCCAGGCCGCCACACAACTCTGCTGCCACCGGAGGccctgctgctgcacgacctcgcAAGCCTAAGGGAAGCAAGGGTGGCCGTCAGAAGACGCACCAGGGAGTAGCTCTGCCATTCACCACTCCCCCACCTGCGGTCCCTATGATGCCGCCACCAGTGCAGGTGCCTACCATGGCCCCTTCGTCTATGATGGTTGCGGGTCACGGCCAGTGCACGCATATGCAGCTGGGACCAATGCAACAGCAGCCTACACCTACGATTCAACCTTCAGGGGCATCCGATGGTGCAGGAATTCCTAAGAGGGTGTGATGCTCTAAGTGCCAGTCTGCAGGGCACACAAATGAGGACTGCAAGACACAACGGTTTTGTTTCATTTGCAACAAGACTAATCACCCAATGACTTTGCGGCGCTGCCCTGCTCTCAAGATGCCGAAGCTGGTGGCGATGCTGTGTGTTTATGGAACTGAAAGTATGGCCTTTTTTCAGATGCCCGACAATGTCTGCAAGGAGGATCTTGCACCACAAGATTCACTGATGGTGTTGGTATCTATTTCTGGTGGCTCTATAACTCCCAGTATCATGGAGGTAGAGGTTGCTAAGATTGCTCAGTACCAACTGCAGTGGACGTGGGAGGCCATACCGCATGACCAGGATGCTTTTCTCATGTCCATTCCGAGTGAGGAAGTTCTACACAGGGTCGCTGGGTTTGTAGTTTTCATCAAGTCTCACAATATCACTATCGAGTTTAAGCCTTGGAAGCCAGAGGAGATACCACACTGTTTCGAGCTGATACCTATTTGGGTCCATGTGCATGGGGTGCCTCACGCTCTCTGACACTTCTTGGGTCTGTGGGCGGTTGGCTCCGTGATTGGCGCTACACTTGACGTCGATCTTCTCTGTTTACGTCGGAGAGGAATTGTTCGTATCCAGGTAGCGGTGCTGAACCTTGATGCTTTCAAAAGTAGCACaattgactctctctctctctctaccgaTGTCGTGGTTCAAAGAAAAGGTTACGAATTTCGGTACAGTCTGGAAAAATCAGACTTCCGGGTTGATAGTGACTTTGTGCCTCGAGTCTGGGAGCACGAGATAATCTAGGGGGGCGACAAGGGGCATGACAGGGAGGATACAGTGAAGAGCAACAATCCAAGCAAGAGGTCCAAACCCACTTCATCCCCCAACAACCCTTTGGCCCTTCCTACCACGGGCGGAGTGGTGCCCATGCAGATGATCAGTGTCGTCACACCGCCGAACCCTCATCGAGGTCTTCCTGCCACGGTTGCTTCTTCGTCATTAAAGTGATCTTCTTCGACGACGCCGGATACTTCGTCTAAGGCTATCCCTCCGACGACGTCGGCTCCCCTGTCTTTGGCGCCGCCGACTCCGACTCACTGGTCGGCACCGCACATCGACGAGGGGAGCCACGcatggtgtaacaccctcgatgcggctatatctcctacgtgtcgaagcacgacttagaggcataaccgcattcaaaagcaatgtcgcaagtaaggcaatcttcacaacatcccatgtaatatagataataaaaggggaaggtacatagttggcttacactcgccacgtcaaacaaagtacataaatagcattacatcatccaatcactcatggcccgactatggtgccaaaataaaagatcaacccaacatgcgacacggtcccgatcgccccaactgggcaccactactgatcatcagggaaagacacatagtaacagcgtgagtcctcatcgaactcccacttgagctcaagcgcatcatctggaacggagtcgtctggccctgcatctggtttggaagtaatctgtgagccacagggactcagcaatctcgcaccctcgcgatgaagactatttaagcttataggtaaggcaaggtaatatgtggagctgcagcaagcgactagcatatgtggtggctaacctgttcgcaaaagagagcgagaagagaaggcaaagcgcgaacgaataactagagaacaacctgcggcaagcattactccaacaccgtgttcacttcccggactccgccgagaagagaccatcacggcaactcacaaagttgattcattttagttgagctaaggttcaagttatctacaaccggacattaagaaattcccatctgcccataaccgcgggcacggctttcaaaagttcaaatccctgcaggggagtcccaacttagcccatgacaagctctcacggtcaatgaaggatataccttctcccgagacttccgatcagactcggcatcccggttctacaagacaacccgacaagttaaaacaagtccagcaacaccgcccgaatgtgccgacaaatcccgataggagctccacatatctcgttcttagggcacactcagatgagactagctacgagtaaaaccaaacctcaagttgccccgaggtggccccgcaggcagctcagtcagaccaacactcagaggagcactggcccaggggggtttaaataagatgaccctcgggctccggaaacccaagggaaaaataggctaggtggcaaatggtaaaaccaaggttgggcattgctggaagagttttattcaaggagatttgtcaaggggttcccattattacccaaccgcgtaaggaacgcaaaatccgggaacataacatcgatatgacggaaactagggcggcaagagtggaacaaaacactaggcaaaaaggccgagccttccaccctttaccaaatatatagatgcattaagataacaagataatataatgatatcccaacaagataataatgttccaacaaggaacggtctacaatcttcacctgcaactagcaacgctataagagggtctgagcaaagcggtaacatagtcaatcaacggtttgctaggacatggtaggttagaggtttgacatggcaatttgggaggtatgataagcaagtggtaggtatcgtagcatagacatagcaaaagagcgagcatctagcaaagcaaagatagaagtgatttcgagggtatgatcatcttgcctacaaagttgtcagagttgactggatcctcaaaagcaaactcaacgggctcctcgttagtgaactcgtctcccggctctacccaaacaagacaaacaagcaaacggaacacaatcaaccacgtgcaaagctcaaacaacatgatgcaaacctggtatactatgcgggatgcgatatgtgatgcatatgcaagatttgacaaggaatgaaagaacctggcctcaacttggaaatccaagagtgccactggaaagatgaggtgatttcagttgaaatcaatataaagaacaccggaatcggatgcacggtttggaaatgacaagcaattcaaatatggcaccggtctgcgataaacaacaagtagccatttAAATGCagcaagttaaacatgctacaacactcaaacatggcaacaaaatacatggcagggatccattcatgatgcttaacaaaagatgaacactgagctacggccaattaatccactaacaggttcaaacgagcatggcaaaagtgcaattggtaaacaggttt
The sequence above is drawn from the Triticum aestivum cultivar Chinese Spring chromosome 7A, IWGSC CS RefSeq v2.1, whole genome shotgun sequence genome and encodes:
- the LOC123153649 gene encoding F-box protein At5g07610-like — translated: MYGLAQYTNDGPLASPVPVGLNPLPRPPRFHHPCSAFDGAAAARSTPVDRARQWEDGRKSTRIRSSSSPPSGSETAAERLTDDLLVEILSRVPARSLCRFKCVSKHWLGLINDRTYRRKLPRTLTGFFFRGTTEEQLVHPILHFTNLSGSRGRTSLTFLPYGRNAFLLDCCNGLLLYGVSAYGGKRHYVVCNPATEEWTELPHCDHAGWVGIVHLGFDPAVSPHFHVFLLTDELNGFGLPGVDVCSYVYSSETGRWVHKEKKWYWDIDLVRVHSAAYLNGSLHFFADVNHSTLCLAADKEAETMIYSRVPTLNDGFMQQSQGCLYYAGFERDENDDQVVRLLVYILEDYNSKEWIMKHSIESSLLFGGRHDVDIEEDFCWIAIHPECNLIFFTLGWDRTFMFCDMDRRQLKVICNLENVNPPYLPYVPLYEELQSLHK